One Zonotrichia albicollis isolate bZonAlb1 chromosome 25, bZonAlb1.hap1, whole genome shotgun sequence genomic window carries:
- the AJAP1 gene encoding adherens junction-associated protein 1 isoform X1: MRCCVREGQSLWSACPLGSHAWILIAMFHLAMDLASCQPAAAAGTGAKLSARPALRHRLSRSSLWGTAGTEELHRPGPAWTCGPAPPVQRPRSRRPPPAAAAPAARPVRRPRSRRGRRHLRGRGFAPRDGRPTALPEVIVWGPTGEEDSLESSTLPSAFATTTTTTTAAAATTSASTAAAAVTSVTAATPPRVPPSTAAPVPGGDGSRSGPGRSSTAEPAAGHSSGGKDARPPRGLGDSTGLAVHQIITITVSLIMVIAALITTLVLKNCCAQSGRPRRNSHQRKLDQQEESCQNLTDFAPARVPSALDIFTAYNETLQCSHECVRTPVPVYAEDTLHSPGDYKTTYNGNRPSSSDRHLIPVAFVSEKWFEISC, encoded by the exons GTCAGCTTGCCCGCTCGGAAGCCATGCTTGGATTCTAATAGCCATGTTCCACCTAGCCATGGACCTTGCCAGCTGCCAGCCCGCAGCAGCCGCCGGCACCGGCGCGAAGCTCTCGGCGCGGCCGGCGCTCCGGCACAGACTGTCCCGCAGCTCGCTCTGGGGCACGGCGGGCACGGAGGAGCTGcaccgccccggccccgcctggacctgcggccccgctccccccgtGCAGAGACCCCGCTCCCGCcggccgccccccgccgccgccgcgcccgccgcccgccccgtgCGCCGCCCGCGCTCCCGGAGGGGCCGGCGGCATCTCCGCGGCCGCGGCTTCGCCCCGCGGGACGGGAGACCCACGGCGCTGCCCGAGGTCATCGTGTGGGGCCCCACGGGCGAGGAGGACTCCCTGGAGAGCAGCACGCTGCCCAGCGCCtttgccaccaccaccactacCACCACCGCCGCCGCTGCCACCACCTCCGCCAGCACTGCCGCCGCCGCTGTCACCTCTGTCACGGCCGCCACGCCGCCCCGGGTGCCCCCCAGCACTGCGGCTCCGGTGCCCGGCGGGGACGGGTCCCGCAGCGGCCCCGGGCGCAGCAGCACCGCCGAGCCGGCCGCAGGGCACAGCAGCGGGGGGAAGGATGCTCGCCCGCCGCGTGGGCTGGGAGACAGCACAG GTCTGGCTGTTCATCAGATAATCACTATTACCGTGTCCCTCATCATGGTCATAGCTGCGCTGATAACAACTCTTGTCTTAAAAAATTG CTGTGCGCAGAGCGGGCGCCCCCGGCGCAACAGCCACCAACGCAAGCTGGACCAGCAGGAGGAGAGCTGCCAGAACCTGACCGACTTCGCCCCCGCCCGCGTGCCCAGCGCCCTCGACATCTTCACCGCCTACAACGAGACGCTGCAGTGCTCCCACGAGTGTGTGCGGACCCCCGTGCCCGTCTACGCCGAGGACACCTTGCACTCGCCCGGGGATTATAAAACCACCTACAATGGAAACAG ACCCTCTTCTTCTGACCGGCATCTTATTCCCGTGGCCTTTGTGTCTGAGAAATGGTTTGAAATCTCCTGCTGA
- the AJAP1 gene encoding adherens junction-associated protein 1 isoform X2, with protein MWMRRLPGSRSACPLGSHAWILIAMFHLAMDLASCQPAAAAGTGAKLSARPALRHRLSRSSLWGTAGTEELHRPGPAWTCGPAPPVQRPRSRRPPPAAAAPAARPVRRPRSRRGRRHLRGRGFAPRDGRPTALPEVIVWGPTGEEDSLESSTLPSAFATTTTTTTAAAATTSASTAAAAVTSVTAATPPRVPPSTAAPVPGGDGSRSGPGRSSTAEPAAGHSSGGKDARPPRGLGDSTGLAVHQIITITVSLIMVIAALITTLVLKNCCAQSGRPRRNSHQRKLDQQEESCQNLTDFAPARVPSALDIFTAYNETLQCSHECVRTPVPVYAEDTLHSPGDYKTTYNGNRPSSSDRHLIPVAFVSEKWFEISC; from the exons GTCAGCTTGCCCGCTCGGAAGCCATGCTTGGATTCTAATAGCCATGTTCCACCTAGCCATGGACCTTGCCAGCTGCCAGCCCGCAGCAGCCGCCGGCACCGGCGCGAAGCTCTCGGCGCGGCCGGCGCTCCGGCACAGACTGTCCCGCAGCTCGCTCTGGGGCACGGCGGGCACGGAGGAGCTGcaccgccccggccccgcctggacctgcggccccgctccccccgtGCAGAGACCCCGCTCCCGCcggccgccccccgccgccgccgcgcccgccgcccgccccgtgCGCCGCCCGCGCTCCCGGAGGGGCCGGCGGCATCTCCGCGGCCGCGGCTTCGCCCCGCGGGACGGGAGACCCACGGCGCTGCCCGAGGTCATCGTGTGGGGCCCCACGGGCGAGGAGGACTCCCTGGAGAGCAGCACGCTGCCCAGCGCCtttgccaccaccaccactacCACCACCGCCGCCGCTGCCACCACCTCCGCCAGCACTGCCGCCGCCGCTGTCACCTCTGTCACGGCCGCCACGCCGCCCCGGGTGCCCCCCAGCACTGCGGCTCCGGTGCCCGGCGGGGACGGGTCCCGCAGCGGCCCCGGGCGCAGCAGCACCGCCGAGCCGGCCGCAGGGCACAGCAGCGGGGGGAAGGATGCTCGCCCGCCGCGTGGGCTGGGAGACAGCACAG GTCTGGCTGTTCATCAGATAATCACTATTACCGTGTCCCTCATCATGGTCATAGCTGCGCTGATAACAACTCTTGTCTTAAAAAATTG CTGTGCGCAGAGCGGGCGCCCCCGGCGCAACAGCCACCAACGCAAGCTGGACCAGCAGGAGGAGAGCTGCCAGAACCTGACCGACTTCGCCCCCGCCCGCGTGCCCAGCGCCCTCGACATCTTCACCGCCTACAACGAGACGCTGCAGTGCTCCCACGAGTGTGTGCGGACCCCCGTGCCCGTCTACGCCGAGGACACCTTGCACTCGCCCGGGGATTATAAAACCACCTACAATGGAAACAG ACCCTCTTCTTCTGACCGGCATCTTATTCCCGTGGCCTTTGTGTCTGAGAAATGGTTTGAAATCTCCTGCTGA